Proteins co-encoded in one Quercus robur chromosome 8, dhQueRobu3.1, whole genome shotgun sequence genomic window:
- the LOC126696353 gene encoding F-box/kelch-repeat protein At3g06240-like: MHTIALARALALYHKILYFGLKPQPNNFVFNPATHESARIPDAPTPYGFDHAILAYGFGYAPSIDDYKLVKAVNAPLVVVFSLKTSAWKLVEGFHYEKPTEVWEGPLPCGTHLNGALHWVFKLCGGGECVITAFDLETDTISRNASTGNFCVGFQHWVFERVPLFDGSCLWSKALRYWGHRAGRAKERGRCVLVFERNFDFGYTAG; this comes from the coding sequence ATGCACACCATTGCCTTAGCACGTGCTTTGGCCTTGTAtcacaaaattttgtattttggcCTTAAGCCTCAACCCAACAACTTCGTTTTCAACCCAGCTACCCACGAGTCTGCCCGAATACCCGATGCCCCGACTCCTTACGGGTTTGATCACGCTATTTTGGCATATGGGTTTGGTTACGCTCCCTCTATCGACGATTACAAGCTCGTCAAGGCCGTCAATGCACCTCTCGTGGTCGTGTTTTCGCTGAAAACCAGCGCGTGGAAATTGGTCGAGGGCTTTCACTACGAGAAGCCGACTGAGGTATGGGAAGGCCCACTCCCATGTGGGACTCATCTCAATGGCGCTCTCCACTGGGTATTCAAGCTTTGCGGCGGAGGTGAGTGCGTCATCACCGCCTTTGATTTAGAAACCGATACCATTTCGAGAAATGCCAGTACCGGCAATTTCTGTGTCGGGTTTCAGCACTGGGTTTTTGAAAGGGTGCCTTTGTTTGATGGATCGTGTCTTTGGTCTAAGGCGTTGAGATATTGGGGACATAGAGCAGGGAGAGCGAAAGAAAGAGGCAGATGTGTTTTAGTGTTTGagagaaattttgattttgggtataCGGCTGGGTAA